In a genomic window of Pseudomonas oryzihabitans:
- a CDS encoding DUF3299 domain-containing protein, producing MSRLLITLLLASLPLLTHAAKGEPPETNWLDLLTAEDRRALETMPEITHDTPEAPGGFGAPGGLKQKDSRLPAVMHSTRTVAALNGKTIRLGGFPVPLETDAKGNFREFFLVPYPGACIHVPPPPPNQIVLVRYPKGVPLPDIYEPYWVIGTLHTEAVDNDLAQASYTLDASKVRKVEESDL from the coding sequence ATGTCCAGACTGCTCATCACCCTGCTGCTCGCCAGCCTGCCGCTGCTGACTCACGCCGCCAAGGGCGAACCGCCGGAAACCAACTGGCTCGACCTGCTCACCGCGGAAGACCGTCGAGCCCTGGAAACCATGCCCGAGATCACCCATGACACACCCGAAGCGCCCGGCGGCTTCGGCGCGCCGGGTGGACTCAAACAGAAGGACAGCCGCCTGCCCGCGGTAATGCACTCCACTCGTACCGTGGCGGCCTTGAATGGCAAGACCATCCGCCTGGGTGGTTTTCCGGTACCCCTGGAGACCGACGCCAAGGGCAATTTCCGCGAATTCTTCCTGGTGCCCTATCCGGGCGCCTGTATCCATGTCCCGCCGCCACCGCCGAACCAGATTGTGCTGGTGCGCTATCCCAAGGGCGTGCCGCTGCCGGATATCTACGAACCCTACTGGGTCATCGGCACCCTGCACACCGAGGCGGTCGACAACGACCTGGCCCAGGCGTCCTACACCCTGGATGCCAGCAAGGTACGCAAGGTCGAGGAGAGCGACCTTTAG
- a CDS encoding GlsB/YeaQ/YmgE family stress response membrane protein, which yields MGIIATIIIGLIVGLVARFLKPGDDSMGWIMTIILGIVGSVVATYLGQALGIYQAGQGAGFIGAVVGAVIVLFIYGMITKRR from the coding sequence ATGGGCATCATCGCAACCATCATCATCGGTCTCATCGTCGGCCTGGTTGCCCGCTTCCTCAAGCCGGGCGACGACAGCATGGGCTGGATCATGACCATCATCCTGGGCATCGTCGGCTCCGTGGTCGCCACCTACCTGGGCCAGGCCCTGGGCATCTACCAGGCCGGTCAGGGCGCAGGCTTCATCGGTGCCGTGGTCGGTGCCGTCATCGTGCTGTTCATCTACGGCATGATCACCAAACGTCGCTAA